Proteins from one Doryrhamphus excisus isolate RoL2022-K1 chromosome 19, RoL_Dexc_1.0, whole genome shotgun sequence genomic window:
- the dtnba gene encoding dystrobrevin, beta a isoform X3, whose translation MVMEEGARAGRGRREPLATAGAGGRQILVELGEQNLDAICLSTYRTACKLRFIQKRCNLHLIDIYHVIEAVRDAGLNAVELNAGISVTRLENLVSSLFNQLSKRLPTTHPINPRESTLLLVQFILAAIESEPESRLTVLSVKAILSVLCGGKLVDKLRYVFSQVSDSNGAMVLSKFDYFLREALKVTSAVHERPSFGYTNNMARSCFPQQKRVMLNMFLDIVSDPPRCLVWLPLMHRLANVEHVHHPVTCSYCRSNGMTGFRYRCLRCRGYQLCQNCFWRGNANGSHNNQHQMKEHSSWKSPATKLGRALGKTLGCVSSREPSHPVYPEEPERTINLANIVPSPPIEDTSSAMLLSSRVPESSKSLAAAQRMNEEHALIAAYVNRLQSSPRNVQSPSRQDEEHSLIARYTSRLAESESSGVIPTRSINFDVNKQKRELIAQLECKNREILAEIKRLRSEHDAACQPSPEKGSTNPTLLAELRLLRQRKDELEQRMSSLQESRRELMVQLEGLMKLLKAQAAGSSQAFPSRPSPSPVRSLGTTSPQMYSPQDSLAGVGGDVQEAFAQGPRRNLRNDLLVAADSITNTVSSLVKELHSDDGREEEERLLNGKDRACHHPRQRRS comes from the exons atggtgatggaggagggGGCCCGGGCAGGGAGAGGTAGGAGGGAACCACTGGCCACTGCAGGAGCAGGCGGAAGGCAGATCCTGGTGGAGCTTG GGGAGCAGAACCTTGATGCCATTTGTCTCTCGACGTATCGAACAGCCTGCAAGCTGAGATTCATACAGAAGAGATGCAACT TGCACCTCATCGACATATACCATGTCATCGAAGCGGTGCGCGACGCTGGTCTGAACGCCGTGGAACTGAATGCTGGCATTTCTGTGACCAGGCTGGAGAACCTGGTGTCCTCTCTGTTCAACCAGCTCAGCAAGCGCCTGCCCACCACACACCCCATCAATCCACGAGAGAGCACTCTCCTATTAGTCCAGTTCATACTTGCCGCCATTGAGAG tgaGCCGGAGAGCCGACTGACAGTGCTATCGGTGAAGGCCATTCTGTCTGTGTTGTGTGGAGGAAAACTGGTGGACAAGCTCCGCT ATGTGTTTTCTCAGGTGTCAGACTCCAACGGTGCGATGGTATTGTCCAAATTTGACTATTTTCTAAGAGAGGCCCTCAAAGTGACCTCTGCCGTGCACGAACGACCGTCCTTCGGCTACACGAACAACATGGCTCGCTCCTGTTTCCCACAACAG AAGAGGGTGATGCTCAACATGTTCCTGGACATTGTATCGGACCCTCCCCGTTGTCTTGTCTGGCTGCCGCTAATGCATCGCCTTGCCAACGTGGAGCACG tCCACCATCCCGTGACATGTTCCTACTGTCGCAGCAACGGGATGACAGGCTTCCGCTATCGCTGTCTTCGTTGCCGTGGATACCAACTCTGCCAGAACTGCTTCTGGCGCGGCAATGCCAACGGCTCTCATAACAACCAGCATCAGATGAAGGAGCACTCATCCTGG AAGTCGCCTGCCACTAAGCTGGGCCGAGCGCTGGGCAAAACCCTGGGCTGCGTGTCGTCCAGGGAGCCCTCCCACCCAGTTTACCCAGAAGAACCCGAGAGGACCATAAATCTTGCAAATATAGT CCCTTCTCCACCCATTGAGGACACAAGTTCAGCCATGTTGCTGTCCTCACGAGTGCCAGAGTCCTCCAAGAG TTTGGCTGCAGCTCAGCGCATGAACGAGGAACACGCTTTGATCGCCGCTTATGTGAATCGCCTCCAGAGCAGTCCACG CAATGTGCAAAGCCCCAGCAGGCAAGACGAGGAACACTCGCTCATCGCCCGCTACACCTCTCGACTGGCAGAGAGTGAAAGCTCCGGG GTGATACCCACGCGGAGCATTAACTTTGATGTGAACAAACAGAAACGGGAGCTTATTGCTCAGCTGGAATGTAAAAACAG AGAGATTTTGGCAGAGATCAAACGTCTCCGCTCGGAACACGACGCCGCATGCCAGCCCAGTCCTGAGAAGGGCAGCACCAACCCAACTCTCCTGGCTGAGCTTCGCCTGCTCAG ACAGAGGAAAGACGAACTGGAGCAGAGGATGTCGTCTCTACAAGAGAGCAGGAGAGAACTGATGGTTCAGCTGGAGGGACTGATGAAGCTTCTCAAG GCGCAGGCAGCTGGTTCTTCTCAAGCTTTTCCTTCCCGGCCGAGTCCATCGCCTGTCCGCTCACTCGGTACCACGTCTCCCCAGATGTATTCGCCCCAAGACTCCCTCGCTGGGGTGGGCGGGGACGTACAAGAGGCTTTTGCCCAAG GCCCCAGAAGAAACCTGAGAAACGACCTCCTTGTGGCAGCCGACTCCATCACCAACACTGTGTCCTCGCTGGTCAAAGAGCTTCATTCTG ATGACGGtcgggaggaagaggagaggttGCTCAACGGCAAGGACAGAG CATGTCATCATCCCCGCCAAAGGAGAAGCTAA
- the dtnba gene encoding dystrobrevin, beta a isoform X2, which yields MVMEEGARAGRGRREPLATAGAGGRQILVELGEQNLDAICLSTYRTACKLRFIQKRCNLHLIDIYHVIEAVRDAGLNAVELNAGISVTRLENLVSSLFNQLSKRLPTTHPINPRESTLLLVQFILAAIESEPESRLTVLSVKAILSVLCGGKLVDKLRYVFSQVSDSNGAMVLSKFDYFLREALKVTSAVHERPSFGYTNNMARSCFPQQKRVMLNMFLDIVSDPPRCLVWLPLMHRLANVEHVHHPVTCSYCRSNGMTGFRYRCLRCRGYQLCQNCFWRGNANGSHNNQHQMKEHSSWSPATKLGRALGKTLGCVSSREPSHPVYPEEPERTINLANIVPSPPIEDTSSAMLLSSRVPESSKSLAAAQRMNEEHALIAAYVNRLQSSPRNVQSPSRQDEEHSLIARYTSRLAESESSGVIPTRSINFDVNKQKRELIAQLECKNREILAEIKRLRSEHDAACQPSPEKGSTNPTLLAELRLLRQRKDELEQRMSSLQESRRELMVQLEGLMKLLKDEEQRQAAQAAGSSQAFPSRPSPSPVRSLGTTSPQMYSPQDSLAGVGGDVQEAFAQGPRRNLRNDLLVAADSITNTVSSLVKELHSDDGREEEERLLNGKDRACHHPRQRRS from the exons atggtgatggaggagggGGCCCGGGCAGGGAGAGGTAGGAGGGAACCACTGGCCACTGCAGGAGCAGGCGGAAGGCAGATCCTGGTGGAGCTTG GGGAGCAGAACCTTGATGCCATTTGTCTCTCGACGTATCGAACAGCCTGCAAGCTGAGATTCATACAGAAGAGATGCAACT TGCACCTCATCGACATATACCATGTCATCGAAGCGGTGCGCGACGCTGGTCTGAACGCCGTGGAACTGAATGCTGGCATTTCTGTGACCAGGCTGGAGAACCTGGTGTCCTCTCTGTTCAACCAGCTCAGCAAGCGCCTGCCCACCACACACCCCATCAATCCACGAGAGAGCACTCTCCTATTAGTCCAGTTCATACTTGCCGCCATTGAGAG tgaGCCGGAGAGCCGACTGACAGTGCTATCGGTGAAGGCCATTCTGTCTGTGTTGTGTGGAGGAAAACTGGTGGACAAGCTCCGCT ATGTGTTTTCTCAGGTGTCAGACTCCAACGGTGCGATGGTATTGTCCAAATTTGACTATTTTCTAAGAGAGGCCCTCAAAGTGACCTCTGCCGTGCACGAACGACCGTCCTTCGGCTACACGAACAACATGGCTCGCTCCTGTTTCCCACAACAG AAGAGGGTGATGCTCAACATGTTCCTGGACATTGTATCGGACCCTCCCCGTTGTCTTGTCTGGCTGCCGCTAATGCATCGCCTTGCCAACGTGGAGCACG tCCACCATCCCGTGACATGTTCCTACTGTCGCAGCAACGGGATGACAGGCTTCCGCTATCGCTGTCTTCGTTGCCGTGGATACCAACTCTGCCAGAACTGCTTCTGGCGCGGCAATGCCAACGGCTCTCATAACAACCAGCATCAGATGAAGGAGCACTCATCCTGG TCGCCTGCCACTAAGCTGGGCCGAGCGCTGGGCAAAACCCTGGGCTGCGTGTCGTCCAGGGAGCCCTCCCACCCAGTTTACCCAGAAGAACCCGAGAGGACCATAAATCTTGCAAATATAGT CCCTTCTCCACCCATTGAGGACACAAGTTCAGCCATGTTGCTGTCCTCACGAGTGCCAGAGTCCTCCAAGAG TTTGGCTGCAGCTCAGCGCATGAACGAGGAACACGCTTTGATCGCCGCTTATGTGAATCGCCTCCAGAGCAGTCCACG CAATGTGCAAAGCCCCAGCAGGCAAGACGAGGAACACTCGCTCATCGCCCGCTACACCTCTCGACTGGCAGAGAGTGAAAGCTCCGGG GTGATACCCACGCGGAGCATTAACTTTGATGTGAACAAACAGAAACGGGAGCTTATTGCTCAGCTGGAATGTAAAAACAG AGAGATTTTGGCAGAGATCAAACGTCTCCGCTCGGAACACGACGCCGCATGCCAGCCCAGTCCTGAGAAGGGCAGCACCAACCCAACTCTCCTGGCTGAGCTTCGCCTGCTCAG ACAGAGGAAAGACGAACTGGAGCAGAGGATGTCGTCTCTACAAGAGAGCAGGAGAGAACTGATGGTTCAGCTGGAGGGACTGATGAAGCTTCTCAAG GATGAGGAACAGCGACAGGCA GCGCAGGCAGCTGGTTCTTCTCAAGCTTTTCCTTCCCGGCCGAGTCCATCGCCTGTCCGCTCACTCGGTACCACGTCTCCCCAGATGTATTCGCCCCAAGACTCCCTCGCTGGGGTGGGCGGGGACGTACAAGAGGCTTTTGCCCAAG GCCCCAGAAGAAACCTGAGAAACGACCTCCTTGTGGCAGCCGACTCCATCACCAACACTGTGTCCTCGCTGGTCAAAGAGCTTCATTCTG ATGACGGtcgggaggaagaggagaggttGCTCAACGGCAAGGACAGAG CATGTCATCATCCCCGCCAAAGGAGAAGCTAA